A single region of the Ptychodera flava strain L36383 chromosome 9, AS_Pfla_20210202, whole genome shotgun sequence genome encodes:
- the LOC139139948 gene encoding galactose-3-O-sulfotransferase 2-like encodes MTIKMPKSKLYKIFLITLLAGICSCVLLLVLSDQSYSHLSLSLLGRENLIYNDHWRNQRSTQLYDVCFIKTRKTASTTLSSILNRFALTRNLSLALMKTNTHSGHFNIIPIHEDSPRKLFLPPLGVKPGDWTNYKYNMMTGHVRYNRSSFETFMNPGTKYISILRETCSHFESDFVYYQIPAVVKSIKKNICIEETLQEYFKDPEFYWEQTMKNYGEKFKFFTRNVQAFDLGLDHVYHNDTDVLNSFIRKLEDEIDLMLITEYFDESLLLLKKLLHWDWNDIMYIARNMRSQNTTRATLTLDLCKKIKDWNSADNMLYQTFNKTFWRRVKAYGKDWQRDLDKMRRQLRTIKSNCSLTTSSSIKSRHERVVYRAPNSSSTLCKLLTVSNKYFTDEIIQKQSSGYFLSNSEGPDSHRQKICGFEYRANCGFKLAGENGYEWTFDRKLNIEDVTTNSTDGTFLVAKYTGKRNITVAKMVNKRASFLIPVYLRKSSQNCLSFYYYPSKGIIGRNFTLQVCLLPGTIGPKLTNCLPAWNMLDIATYFGKWNYVSLNVAAVNTVQVAFEAVAGQFSVIRNITNQLFIGLDDVSLQRDRPC; translated from the exons CCTTCTAGGTAGAGAAAATCTCATTTATAATGATCATTGGAGAAATCAACGGAGTACGCAATTGTATGATGTATGTTTCATCAAGACACGAAAAACAGCAAGTACAACACTGTCGTCCATCTTGAACCGATTCGCCCTAACCCGTAATCTGTCACTGGCACTAATGAAGACGAATACACATAGCGGACATTTTAATATTATTCCAATTCATGAAGACAGTCCACGTAAATTATTTCTACCGCCCCTTGGTGTGAAGCCCGGTGATTGGACTAACTACAAGTACAACATGATGACTGGGCATGTACGCTACAATAGATCATCATTTGAAACGTTCATGAATCCCGGCACCAAGTATATCTCAATATTACGAGAGACATGCTCACACTTCGAATcggattttgtgtattaccaaaTACCGGCTGTTGTCAAAAGCATCAAAAAGAATATTTGTATCGAAGAGACTCTTCAGGAATACTTTAAAGATCCAGAATTTTATTGGGAACAGACAATGAAGAACTACGGAGAGAAATTCAAGTTTTTTACACGCAATGTACAAGCCTTTGATCTTGGACTGGACCATGTCTATCACAACGATACCGATGTTCTCAATTCCTTCATAAGAAAATTGGAAGACGAAATCGATTTGATGCTTATCACAGAATACTTCGACGAATCGTTGTTATTACTGAAGAAACTTTTACACTGGGATTGGAACGACATCATGTACATTGCCAGAAACATGCGATCTCAGAACACAACTCGAGCCACTTTGACCTTAGACCTCTGTAAGAAGATAAAAGACTGGAACAGTGCGGACAATATGCTGTACCAGACATTCAACAAAACTTTCTGGAGACGCGTAAAAGCGTATGGAAAAGACTGGCAGAGGGATCTGGACAAAATGAGAAGGCAGCTAAGAACAATTAAATCAAATTGTTCCTTGACGACATCTTCTTCAATTAAAAGCAGGCATGAAAGGGTTGTTTACAGAGCACCTAATTCATCCTCGACTTTGTGCAAGTTGTTGACAGTCAGCAACAAATACTTCACTGACGAGATTATTCAAAAGCAATCATCGGGTTACTTTTTATCGAATTCCGAAG GTCCAGATTCTCATAGACAGAAAATATGCGGCTTTGAATACAGGGCAAATTGTGGGTTCAAGCTTGCCGGTGAAAATGGTTACGAATGGACTTTCGATCGAAAACTTAATATCGAAGACGTTACCACAAACTCTACCGACG GTACATTTCTTGTTGCAAAATACACAGGGAAAAGGAATATTACCGTGGCGAAAATGGTAAATAAAAGGGCAAGCTTTCTGATACCAGTTTACCTTCGCAAGAGCAGCCAAAATTGTCTCAGCTTTTACTATTACCCGAGTAAGGGTATAATTGGAAGAAACTTCACTCTTCAAGTTTGCCTGCTTCCTGGAACCATAGGGCCAAAATTGACAAACTGCCTACCTGCTTGGAACATGCTGGACATAGCTACGTATTTCGGGAAATGGAATTATGTGTCGTTGAATGTAGCCGCCGTCAACACAGTGCAA GTAGCCTTTGAAGCTGTGGCAGGACAATTTTCTGTTATCAGGAATATAACTAACCAGTTATTTATTGGACTTGATGACGTGTCATTACAGCGAGATCGGCCATGTTGA